The nucleotide sequence TCTTTCGGTAATGCCCCCTTCTTGACATTTGCTGTCGGATGCATCAGTTTCTCACATCCCTTTGCTCTGTGTGATCTTCTGAATTATGTCATGTGCATGAGCTCACGTTGAACTGCACTGTTTCTAGATGTGCAGCTACTCCTCCATGGATGGAGTTCTTTTCTGCAAGACTCATTTTGAGCAGCTTTTCAAGGAAACAGGCAGCTTCAAGAAAAACTTCCCCACATGTAAGTTTGTCCTGCATTGCTCTTCCCACTGTTGTTTTGTTTGCAATTACAGCAGAAATCTCATCACATTGTActtgttcttttttttttgttcAGGCGCAAAGGCAAATAATGAGCAGGTATTGCTTTCTCGCCATTCTGTGGGCCACACTTATATTTGTTGTGAAATGATTATGAAAAAATATATATTGCAGCCTGATAGGCTACCCTTTGCTGCTGATTTAATACGAGTATTTCGTAGAGTACAATCAGCAATATCATTATTTCCCAATTTGTCACAGATTGCAGCTCATAATTCGTTTTCTTCCCTACAGTCTAAGGCCCCAAACAAGTATGGCTCTGTGTTCTGTGGAACTCAGGACAAGTGTGCTGCCTGCAAGAAGACTGTGTACCCATTGGAGAAGGTAATAAATTCCCGTTCTTGAACGATTAAGCCGGTCGCGATTAAGCAGTGGAAACTTTGGTAACTGGGAAATCTCAACTTTTGGCTAACAAAATTTAAGAGCAATAAAATGCACATGCATATATGTGTTTGCATCATTTCAGTCCTTGATCAACCTACCCAAATTTCATGAGTAATCTTTGGACACGACAGACTACGCATGCACCTGTTGCCTCGTTTTCCATATGCAAAAGTCTGTCTGATAATTTCAGTTCCTTGGCAGATGACCTTGGAGGGCGAGCCCTACCACAAGACCTGCTTCAAGTGCGCTCGCGGCGGCTGCATCCTGACGACCGCCTCCTACGCCTCCCTTAACGGGATCCTATACTGCCAGAACCACTTCTGGCAGCTGTTCAAGGAGACGGGCAGCTACAGCAACCTGCTCAAGCCCGCCTCGGCCAAGAACGCCGACGAGCCAGAGGCGGCCAAGGAAGAGGAGCAGGCGCCAGAAGCCGTCGAGGAGCAGGCGCCAGAAGCCGTTGAGGACCAGGAGCACTCATAAGAAACTACACTACACGTAAACAGTTACAAGAACCTACATACATGTTCGTTCCCCACGCTGATGTTGCTCTTGTGTATTGCTGCTGCTGCCCATCTTTATTCTCATCTCACAGAGGCACGCAGTGGCTGTTATGCATCTTATCGCCTTGGCTATCGCAATCCCGAATTCTGTATATCATTGCCCGTGCCATCGTCTCGTGAATGGTAGCAGAATTTGCACAAGTTTGTTCTATACTTCTATCTTGGTCTTGCAATTCCAAGGATATTCGAAAGAGGGGGAGGGAAGCATTGATCAAACACTGTTCTTGCTCTTTTTTCTCCTCTATAAATGGTACTATTAGAAGACAATTCAAACTCTAGACAATTCGCCCGGTCGCCACTGTTCTTATCGTAACGTGCCCGTGTTATATTCCTTTATCGTACATAAATCAGGAGACAGGTGTGATTGACAACGAAACAGCCTCCAAGGTCACAAAAGGAAGAGAGCTGCACGCACCGGCAAATCCAATCTACCAGACAGGTTTTGTGTGGATGCTATTGCTGGGCAAATTGTCCAAGATTAGCCTCATCAGAATGTTGGGTGATAGACACGTTTTTTCTGTAGAGAAAACAAACTCAGATCGTTTCCTGAGAAGCTAAAACAGCGGTGTGTCTTTCCTCAAAAAAGCAAAAGcggcgaaccaacatgtggttggatggctaGAGGAACAGTGGCATCCCGAGCCCACAAAGATGTTTTATTACTCAAAAGGTTTAAACATTACATCCggtctctgcataactaagatgcatacAACCATAACCAAGTTCAAGTTTTTAAAAACCGATAAAGACGAAATACACGTAGTCATATGGAGATTGTATAGACCTAAAACATAGGAGGGCAAATCCAAAGATCATGTTGTCATCCATGGTACAAATGTCCCTCGCCGTggcctccaatcgtgtacacacctctgTAAAACCGATCTTGATTCTCCACACGTTGTAAAGACGATCATAAACGAAGCGTaccggtacatctgtagataacctgcataagagaagtatttttatcattaaaaaccttatcatttctacatagctgaagcgaccaaataacggcaaGCGCTCCCGCATTGAGAATAATTCGAAACCTGTATTCAGTCCCATGTAAGCAATTACCGAATATATTGGCAACACTATGTGGAGGATACAAGCGAGAAGCTACTTgaatgactgaccatatagaatgAGCGAACTTGCAATGGAAAAACAAGTGTTTTGTTGTCTCGTCTTGATGACAAAACACACAACGCATGCTTCCATACCAATTCCTCTTACTAAGATAAGCTTTGCTAAGAGTGACTCCTCGATGAAAATACCACACAAAGATTTTAATAAAACACTGCTTCGAGGTAAAGGCACAGTAAagcattttcattacatttcacTCTCTCCCACTTGCCTAAAATTGTGGTACATCTTGGCCACATTTGCTAGAAATCCAAAGCGTATGTGGGCCATACGAGGTACCTAATTACACGAGGAAACCTAACAAGGTTCAAAGTAATCACCTACAATTTTTAAGACATGACTATGAACACTTCTCCACGTGTACTAAATCGACATAGTATATCTAGCATCATGTCTCTACCACCGTGCCATAGATGATCTGGCCGCCCGGTCCATCCCTCTCATAACCTTTCTATCTAGCCTTTTAGTTCGGTGTAGTTTGTTTTGGCTATCCGCTACACGTGTTTGATTCAAACACGTAGCACTTCACTAATTATAGCCTAACACATAAACATATTCGTCAAGGTTTCAACAACCTCAAGTGATATGAATTTCAGCAAAATGTTAGCTATGCTAGCAACCATATATGGCTAGAAATATCTGAAGACATATCGACCAAGCTAAGGGGACATGAATCAATGTGCGAGGATTGCTAATTTAAAGGAAGGAGGCGCGAATACAAATTTTGCAGTGTGCGAGGATTGCCAATTTAAAGGAAGGAGACGCGAACACACACAAAAATTCATCGCCACCAATGCAAGGAGGAAGAATTACATTGATAGGCTCATGCATCGGCAAGGTTGGGTCAccgactgtcgtggaattgtcacgacagatgtcctagtgtgaggacttagtcgtggagccatcgcaactaggttagcttaaaggggttaaacgggacaaaggacacagagagtttatactggttcggccccttgccgtgaaggtaaaggcctaatccagtttgtggtggtattgcttatgtcttgattaccagggagcgaatacgcttgacctagatttcgatctcttgtttcttgccctgaaccgccgccgggtcatccctttatatacacaggttgacgcccagcggctcacagagtcctggccggcccatagacaacgtgtccggctcggtgactaaatatacttgccttacaatataagtcatacacatatggcggtttacccctatGGGCCCTAAGTCACCCTTGGGTTTAGGcccttgcttcatgaaccgccatcttcaacatcctcATGGGCTTTGTATGgatgaaccgccataggtataacccggcccctcctgggcgggtcatacccaatagtcatatccccaacattagacctcagattgatttgaactcgttcatgtcaatcttcaacacttagaaaaatccttccttCTTTATTCTTGCGAGATCtcataacccaccatgacgtcatctcctgcgATTGTGGTAACCCTCCATGACATCACCTGTCATTAATATCACACAATACCCAATATATCTTAATAGATCCTTATCTTTAATAGCCATCCTGAAAATCAAGGGGTCAGAACAACTGGATAATCATTCTTTGGCCTCCTCATTTTTTGCACCCACCTGTtacccttctccttataaatagggtcaagcAACCCTTCTTTCATTTTCCCTCTTTTCCTTCTCGTCTTCCACCTCTCTCCGCGACGCATCTGCACTTCtgagcactgccgccgccgcgaagctcatcatcttcctcgacctcggccgctgcatcaacctgaacgggaCCAGAGAAACTGAGGCGCCTCTTCATCGCTCATCGGATCCAGTAAGCACCTTATCTTCTCCAccatagatctccattagggtttttGCAGTTCTTATGAGTTCATCATCGTTCTTCGTCATGCTTCTGTTTAATCCTTGCTTTGATCGAAAAATGGCCTTAAAATATGCAGAACCTGTTTTTATCCTTCGTCTTAATCATTGAACATACCCTTTAGATGCAGAAATCTCGCCCATGTGCTAGTTCCTCTGCTGCTGCAATATTTAggctttgatttattttcttttttcacaCAACGCTAGATCCAAATCACCTGCTCCAGTCTGTAAAACCTGTTTATTCAACACTTAGCAGATTTCACTCTTGATAGATATCAAtctggtcatggcggcttacatcaccggttatcactagccatatatcattaggccccttttaaGCTGCCACTCTGAATATATACTGTAGCGTTTTACTTCCGGCTTAATGAATCAACTTAAACCGGCAAAATTGttctttcttttaggcttctatCTTCACAATGCCGCCGAAGACAGTCACTTCATCTaattgggttccctccattgtcactgagaaCACGCTCAAAGACTTTCTCAAAACCGGCTATTTACCaacaaaaaatgtcatgcattgGCGCGCCCCCAATCCAgacgaagaaagacctcagccaaaggatgatgaggtcattgtttttactgatcacatgaatcgggACTTCTCACCACCCGGTTCTAAATTTTTCCGAGATGTTCAACACTTCTTTcagcttcatcctcaagacatcggacccaattccgtgtcaaacatctgcaactttcaagttttctgtgaagtataccttcaagaggagcccagtgttgaactctttagggaatatttttatttgaaccgccaa is from Triticum aestivum cultivar Chinese Spring chromosome 1B, IWGSC CS RefSeq v2.1, whole genome shotgun sequence and encodes:
- the LOC123123253 gene encoding LIM domain-containing protein PLIM2b — translated: MTFYGTQDKCKACDKTVHFIDLLTADGIPYHKYCFKCSHCKGTLSMCSYSSMDGVLFCKTHFEQLFKETGSFKKNFPTCAKANNEQSKAPNKYGSVFCGTQDKCAACKKTVYPLEKMTLEGEPYHKTCFKCARGGCILTTASYASLNGILYCQNHFWQLFKETGSYSNLLKPASAKNADEPEAAKEEEQAPEAVEEQAPEAVEDQEHS